From the genome of Eucalyptus grandis isolate ANBG69807.140 chromosome 2, ASM1654582v1, whole genome shotgun sequence, one region includes:
- the LOC104435370 gene encoding (R)-specific enoyl-CoA hydratase: MSILRHVNILGSLRCFSSSGPQILRTGDILRQSRIFSDEDVIDYSKVSHDSNPLHFDAGVAQNSGFEDRLVHGMLVAALFPRTIASRFPGAIYVSQSLQFKCPVYVGDEVRGEVQAVNIRESKKKYMVKFLTKCFKSGELLVIDGEAIAILPSLTLD; the protein is encoded by the exons ATGTCAATTCTTAGGCATGTGAATATTCTTGGTTCTTTGAGGTGCTTCTCATCATCTGGACCCCAAATACTGAGGACTGGAGATATCTTAAGGCAAAGTAGAATATTCTCTGATGAAGACGTTATTGATTATTCAAAAGTGAGCCATGATTCAAATCCTCTTCATTTTGATGCTGGAGTAGCTCAGAATTCAGGCTTTGAAGATCGACTTGTCCATGGGATGCTTGTTGCTGCATTGTTCCCACGAACTATTGCCTCTCGCTTC CCTGGAGCCATCTATGTGTCCCAAAGCTTGCAATTCAAGTGCCCTGTTTACGTTGGAGATGAGGTCAGGGGTGAAGTACAGGCAGTTAACATCAGAGAGAGcaagaaaaaatatat GGTAAAGTTCttgacaaaatgtttcaaaaGTGGTGAGCTTCTAGTCATCGATGGGGAGGCCATAGCGATTTTGCCTTCACTTACCTTGGATTAA
- the LOC120285913 gene encoding pentatricopeptide repeat-containing protein At2g27800, mitochondrial-like, whose protein sequence is MHPVLSSATQHYNASHHLSTLYNSSKCMSNLTQTHVKLCWRNCLNGSHHTYAQFSLYSFYSSKPPSRSFRRRASKRLKAKSTPTLDEAQFRRVLSQLPPRFSSEELCNVITLQEDPLICLELFNWASQQPRFRHDASTYHITIKKLGVAQMYQEMDDVVNQVLAVPHIMTEPLYNSIIYFFTEARKLTRAVNIFKHMKNCMKLDCRPSIRTYNLLFAAFLSRGRNSYVNHVYMETIRGLFKQIVSDGIEPDICTLNCMIKGYVLSLHVNDALRIFHQMGVVYKCQPNSFSYNYLIHGLCAQGRTINAIEMCNEMKEKGYTPSSKSYNALVNALALGGELEDAVSYLWEMIEKQISVDFITYRTILDEICRRRRVEEAIMLLKDLQEKDVLGVDTYRKLQCVFEDDHRNIFRS, encoded by the exons ATGCATCCTGTTTTGTCATCAGCTACCCAACATTATAATGCTTCCCATCATCTATCCACTCTCTATAATTCATCAAAGTGTATGTCCAATTTGACGCAAACCCATGTCAaactttgttggagaaattgtCTAAATGGTTCACATCATACCTATGCCCAATTTTCCTTGTACTCCTTCTATTCATCTAAACCCCCATCAAGGTCCTTCAGAAGGAGAGCTAGTAAAAGATTAAAAGCCAAGAGCACACCAACGCTTGATGAAGCCCAATTTAGACGGGTTCTTTCCCAACTCCCACCCAGATTTTCATCTGAAGAACTTTGCAATGTCATCACTCTCCAGGAGGATCCTCTAATTTGCTTGGAGCTCTTCAACTGGGCTTCTCAACAGCCTAGGTTCAGACATGACGCTTCCACTTATCATATCACGATAAAGAAGCTCGGTGTGGCACAAATGTACCAGGAAATGGATGATGTTGTTAATCAAGTATTAGCTGTTCCTCATATAATGACCGAGCCTCTTTACAACTCTATCATATACTTTTTCACTGAGGCCAGGAAGCTGACTAGAGCAGTCAATATATTTAAGCATATGAAGAACTGCATGAAGTTGGATTGTAGGCCTTCGATTAGAACTTACAATCTTCTATTTGCAGCATTTTTGAGCAGGGGAAGGAATTCTTATGTTAATCATGTGTATATGGAGACCATAAGAGGCCTCTTTAAACAAATAGTCAGTGATGGGATTGAACCAGACATCTGTACTTTGAATTGCATGATAAAAGGTTACGTGCTTTCCCTCCACGTGAATGATGCTTTAAGAATATTCCATCAGATGGGTGTGGTTTACAAGTGTCAGCCGAACTCCTTCTCATACAATTATTTAATTCATGGGTTATGTGCCCAAGGCAGGACAATAAATGCGATCGAAATGTGTAatgaaatgaaggaaaaagggtATACCCCTAGCAGTAAGTCATATAATGCACTAGTGAATGCTTTAGCTTTGGGTGGTGAACTCGAGGATGCAGTGAGTTATTTGTGGGAGATGATTGAAAAGCAGATATCAGTCGATTTTATCACCTATAGGACAATCCTTGATGAGATATGCCGACGAAGAAGGGTAGAAGAGGCTATAATGTTGCTGAAGGACCTGCAAGAGAAGGACGTTCTTGGTGTAGATACTTATAGGAAGCTTCAATGTGTGTTTGAAGATGATCATAGAAATATATTCAG GAGTTAA